In Halobaculum limi, one DNA window encodes the following:
- a CDS encoding NAD(P)-dependent alcohol dehydrogenase, with amino-acid sequence MAPSIEEQAAQRTTQMRAVVANQYGSPDVLRVDDVPVPTPDTDELLIRVRATVVGPSDAAAREGSPFPIRLFNGLRRPKAVPGDVFAGEVEAVGRDVVQFAPGDDVFGTVAPGSGAHAEYLCVPEDGAVAVMPSILTYSEAAAVCDGGLTAMEFLTAHADLHVGESILINGASGSIGTAAVQIAAEAGATVTGVCSTAHVDLVRSLGAAAVVDYTTTDFTMTGAAYDVIFDVVGKRSFAECRDSLTPGGRYLTTVPSVDILIRMAQTRLIGDKRATFAATGVASAATKRAHLVALRDRVEAGEFRPVIDREYTLDAIADAHRHIDTGHKTGSVVVVPE; translated from the coding sequence ATGGCACCGAGCATCGAAGAACAGGCAGCACAGCGTACGACACAGATGCGAGCGGTCGTAGCGAATCAGTACGGCTCACCGGACGTGCTCCGCGTCGACGACGTTCCGGTTCCGACGCCGGACACCGACGAACTACTGATCCGGGTTCGAGCGACGGTCGTCGGGCCATCGGACGCGGCCGCTCGTGAGGGGTCACCGTTCCCCATCCGGTTGTTCAACGGTCTCAGACGCCCGAAGGCGGTCCCAGGCGACGTGTTCGCCGGCGAGGTGGAAGCGGTCGGCCGCGACGTCGTACAGTTCGCACCGGGCGACGACGTGTTCGGCACAGTCGCGCCCGGAAGCGGCGCCCACGCCGAGTACCTGTGTGTCCCCGAAGACGGTGCCGTGGCGGTGATGCCGTCGATCCTGACGTACAGCGAGGCTGCGGCCGTCTGCGACGGCGGACTGACGGCGATGGAGTTCCTGACTGCCCACGCGGACCTTCATGTAGGCGAGTCCATCCTGATCAACGGTGCGTCCGGATCCATCGGGACGGCCGCAGTACAGATCGCGGCGGAGGCAGGAGCGACAGTCACGGGCGTGTGCAGTACGGCGCACGTCGACCTGGTTCGGTCGCTCGGTGCGGCGGCGGTCGTCGACTACACGACCACCGACTTCACGATGACCGGTGCGGCGTACGACGTCATCTTCGACGTGGTGGGGAAGCGCTCGTTCGCGGAGTGTCGCGACTCGTTGACCCCCGGCGGTCGGTACCTCACGACCGTGCCCTCGGTAGACATCTTGATCCGGATGGCACAGACCCGACTGATCGGTGACAAACGGGCGACGTTCGCGGCCACCGGGGTAGCATCGGCGGCGACGAAGCGTGCACACCTCGTCGCACTCCGCGACCGCGTCGAAGCAGGGGAGTTCCGCCCAGTCATCGACCGGGAGTACACACTCGACGCGATCGCAGACGCACACCGACATATCGACACGGGTCACAAGACGGGCAGCGTCGTCGTCGTCCCCGAGTGA
- a CDS encoding PIN domain-containing protein: MKLVIDANVVISALIADSKTRELIVTLEPDLLTPAFVHDEIGNYQDLIVEKSGMEPDRVAQFIDLLFQYVEIVPAKEFYPAIERADEAIGDTDPDDVLYLACAIACDASLWSDDSDFDEQDLVEAYSTSDVINSFDTL; the protein is encoded by the coding sequence ATGAAGCTGGTCATCGACGCCAACGTCGTCATCTCTGCACTCATCGCCGATTCGAAAACGCGGGAACTCATCGTCACACTCGAACCCGACCTGCTGACACCTGCGTTTGTCCACGACGAAATCGGGAACTACCAGGATCTGATCGTGGAGAAGTCCGGGATGGAACCGGACCGAGTCGCACAGTTCATCGATCTTCTGTTCCAGTATGTCGAAATCGTTCCAGCCAAGGAGTTCTATCCCGCTATCGAGAGAGCAGATGAAGCAATTGGCGACACCGATCCCGACGATGTACTGTATTTGGCGTGTGCGATAGCCTGCGATGCGTCCCTCTGGAGTGACGATTCCGATTTCGACGAGCAGGATCTAGTTGAGGCGTACTCAACGAGTGACGTCATCAACTCGTTCGACACGCTCTGA
- a CDS encoding CBS domain-containing protein, with protein MDISEILSPNFTEFDIGTPLSKVAGAFEDQELDAVIVTDGDEYRGVVSRQQLASSSNQPSAKIGSQVQHLPTVDRTEDIREVARLMIGSGAKTLPVLRDDRVVGVVTGDAVLEAVRPFLDAATVDDAYTAELVSATPETTIGKALNLLREAGIAHLPVVDGDDLTGMLSLYDVIEFTTRGGSKSQGGSSSGFGGRGGGGQNRGGFGAREGDSDRMLDLPIRNLMSDTVATVERSAPLDEVVETMFEREISSLVVTADGTGEPVGIITKTDVIEALTWERDDRNPVQVFGLELLEGMDYDDVSTLIEDMTSKYGEMSVIKASIELQEHKEQSRGVPLVLARIRLVTDRGYFTADGEGYGGSHALRLAANAVERQLLKGKTYGDSKKHPDTDEQAQLYGWWLGG; from the coding sequence ATGGATATCTCCGAGATACTCTCACCGAATTTCACCGAGTTCGACATCGGCACACCGCTCTCGAAGGTCGCCGGGGCGTTCGAGGATCAGGAACTCGATGCCGTCATCGTAACGGACGGCGACGAGTATCGCGGTGTCGTCAGCCGCCAACAGCTGGCCTCCTCGTCCAACCAGCCCTCTGCGAAGATCGGCTCACAGGTACAGCACCTCCCGACGGTCGACCGCACCGAGGACATCCGCGAGGTCGCACGACTCATGATCGGGAGCGGCGCCAAAACGCTCCCCGTACTCCGCGATGACCGTGTCGTCGGTGTGGTGACTGGCGATGCCGTGCTTGAGGCTGTCCGTCCGTTTCTCGACGCAGCGACCGTCGACGACGCGTACACGGCGGAATTGGTCAGTGCGACCCCTGAAACCACGATCGGGAAAGCCCTCAATCTGCTTCGAGAGGCCGGAATCGCCCATCTCCCGGTCGTCGACGGGGACGACCTCACGGGCATGCTGAGCCTGTACGACGTCATCGAGTTCACGACGCGGGGCGGCAGCAAGAGCCAGGGCGGGTCGTCGAGTGGCTTCGGTGGCCGCGGCGGTGGCGGACAGAATCGTGGCGGGTTCGGGGCGCGCGAGGGCGATTCCGACCGAATGCTCGATCTGCCGATACGGAACCTGATGTCCGATACCGTCGCGACGGTCGAGCGGAGCGCTCCGCTCGACGAGGTCGTCGAGACGATGTTCGAGCGGGAGATTTCCTCGCTCGTCGTCACGGCCGACGGGACCGGTGAGCCAGTCGGGATCATCACGAAGACGGACGTCATCGAGGCGCTCACCTGGGAGCGTGACGACCGGAACCCCGTGCAGGTGTTCGGCCTCGAGCTGCTGGAGGGGATGGACTACGACGACGTCTCCACACTGATCGAGGACATGACCTCGAAGTACGGCGAGATGAGTGTGATCAAGGCCAGTATCGAACTGCAGGAGCACAAAGAACAATCGCGGGGGGTTCCACTGGTACTGGCGCGGATCCGACTGGTCACAGACCGCGGCTACTTCACGGCCGATGGGGAAGGGTACGGTGGCTCTCACGCCCTTCGACTCGCCGCGAACGCGGTCGAACGCCAACTCCTCAAGGGGAAGACTTACGGCGACTCGAAGAAGCATCCCGACACTGACGAGCAGGCACAGCTCTATGGCTGGTGGCTCGGCGGGTAA
- a CDS encoding DUF5789 family protein, with protein MADDRQGRDDQADREDERQREREVEEARTRGDEKEPVGDDPRGRLGDLDGVLGSHDYPVMTDQLVEAYGDYALETRDGERSLEGVLSGTEDQVFDSADDVRRRVLGLIGR; from the coding sequence ATGGCAGATGACAGACAGGGGCGAGACGACCAGGCGGATCGCGAGGACGAACGCCAGCGTGAGCGTGAGGTAGAGGAGGCCCGAACCCGCGGCGACGAGAAGGAGCCGGTGGGCGATGACCCCCGCGGGCGGCTTGGTGATCTCGATGGAGTACTCGGATCTCACGACTACCCAGTTATGACGGACCAGTTGGTCGAGGCCTATGGCGATTATGCGCTCGAAACACGGGACGGAGAGAGATCTCTCGAGGGCGTACTCTCCGGAACCGAAGACCAGGTATTCGACTCGGCTGATGACGTTCGTAGACGGGTACTGGGACTCATAGGTCGTTAA
- a CDS encoding HpcH/HpaI aldolase family protein, which yields MSNEKSASQPINDLAATLKDGGVALGVLDNTYSPTLVEFYGELGVDFVWLDLEHGGPNPWDAGQMEDLLRAAERTGVEVLLRLPDTDPTLVRKALDLGARNVFLPRVETADEVRDAVRSARFRYDDGPGDRGLASPRASRWGLADEYIATEDRETLVGVTIETEASIENLDDILAVPDLGFVFIGPFDLSVSLGHPGEIDHPMVQEAVETVRSKAIDAGVPVACLGFGMEDVNEKATNGYQMLNLGSTTGALKQAVTSWFDAYEQNDS from the coding sequence ATGAGTAACGAAAAGAGCGCTTCACAGCCCATCAACGACCTCGCCGCGACCCTGAAGGACGGAGGTGTCGCTCTCGGCGTCCTCGACAATACGTACAGCCCCACACTCGTGGAGTTCTATGGTGAACTCGGCGTCGATTTCGTCTGGCTGGATCTCGAACACGGTGGACCGAACCCGTGGGATGCAGGTCAGATGGAAGACCTGCTCCGTGCAGCCGAACGAACGGGCGTGGAAGTACTTCTCCGACTTCCTGATACGGACCCAACGCTCGTCCGGAAAGCGCTGGACCTCGGTGCGAGAAACGTGTTCCTCCCCCGTGTGGAAACCGCCGACGAAGTCCGCGATGCGGTTCGGTCCGCACGGTTCCGTTACGACGACGGCCCCGGTGATCGAGGGCTGGCCTCGCCACGGGCGTCTCGCTGGGGGCTCGCTGACGAGTACATTGCGACCGAAGACAGAGAAACCCTCGTCGGTGTAACCATCGAGACCGAGGCGTCCATCGAGAACCTGGACGACATCCTGGCCGTCCCGGACCTGGGATTCGTCTTCATCGGCCCGTTCGACCTCTCGGTGTCGCTCGGCCACCCCGGTGAGATCGATCATCCGATGGTGCAGGAAGCCGTCGAGACGGTTCGATCGAAAGCTATCGATGCGGGTGTCCCCGTTGCGTGTCTCGGGTTCGGAATGGAGGATGTCAACGAAAAAGCGACGAACGGCTACCAGATGCTGAACCTCGGGAGCACGACCGGGGCACTCAAGCAGGCCGTCACTAGCTGGTTCGATGCCTACGAACAGAACGACAGTTGA
- a CDS encoding sodium:calcium antiporter → MFQTVEVFSIPLANLGLLLGAFALLLGGAEIFTNSVEWFGYHLGVSESATGSILAAVGTALPETMIPVIAIVSVLLGRGDQAAADAIGVGAILGAPFMLATIAMTLIGASVLYFGSRRDAGPIFEADVPSLRRDLSFFLVGYTFAVVAAFVPSRGLRIGIAFGLVVLYLVYVKRTLAAGQLIVGEELDRLHLRGLLTEGQRPFPAFGSAIVSIDEPPLWMVVTQTVCALLVIIAGAHLFVTEVEFFSTEVLDVPAALIALLLAPLATELPEKFNSVIWVSEGKDTLAIGNITGAMVFQGTLPAMLGILFTSWDLGVTWGTIGFLNTLSAVLALIGGAMVLLRTQFSSTNRMRPTPFLVAGLLYVVFIIVVIYHVVILGVAAGH, encoded by the coding sequence ATGTTCCAAACAGTAGAAGTGTTCTCGATTCCACTGGCGAATCTCGGACTGCTTCTCGGCGCGTTTGCATTACTCCTCGGTGGCGCGGAGATCTTCACGAATTCGGTCGAGTGGTTCGGATATCACCTCGGCGTGAGTGAGAGCGCGACCGGAAGCATCTTGGCCGCAGTCGGGACGGCGTTACCCGAGACGATGATCCCTGTGATTGCCATCGTTTCGGTCCTCCTTGGTCGGGGGGATCAGGCCGCTGCCGACGCGATCGGTGTGGGGGCTATCCTCGGTGCGCCGTTTATGCTTGCGACTATTGCGATGACTCTGATCGGCGCGAGCGTGCTGTATTTCGGCAGCCGTCGCGACGCTGGCCCAATTTTCGAGGCCGACGTGCCGTCTCTCCGGCGTGACCTCTCGTTTTTCCTCGTCGGATACACGTTCGCGGTGGTGGCCGCGTTCGTTCCCTCCCGTGGGCTCCGTATCGGGATTGCCTTCGGACTTGTCGTCTTGTATCTCGTGTACGTCAAGCGAACGCTCGCAGCTGGCCAGCTGATCGTCGGGGAAGAACTCGATCGGCTACACCTCAGGGGATTGCTAACCGAGGGCCAGCGACCGTTCCCGGCGTTCGGATCGGCCATTGTCTCCATTGACGAACCACCCCTGTGGATGGTGGTCACGCAGACCGTGTGTGCGCTGCTCGTGATCATCGCTGGTGCCCATCTGTTCGTGACCGAGGTTGAGTTCTTCTCGACGGAGGTGCTGGACGTTCCCGCAGCGCTGATTGCCCTCCTGTTAGCACCGCTGGCCACTGAACTCCCCGAGAAGTTCAATTCCGTCATCTGGGTTAGTGAGGGGAAGGATACCCTCGCGATCGGAAATATCACGGGCGCGATGGTATTCCAGGGGACGCTTCCTGCCATGCTCGGTATTCTGTTTACTTCGTGGGATCTTGGAGTAACGTGGGGGACGATTGGATTCCTGAACACGCTTTCAGCGGTTCTCGCGCTTATTGGTGGTGCGATGGTCTTGCTTCGGACCCAGTTCTCATCCACCAATCGAATGCGTCCAACCCCGTTCCTCGTTGCAGGGCTTCTCTACGTGGTGTTCATTATCGTTGTCATCTACCACGTCGTCATCCTCGGCGTCGCCGCCGGTCACTGA